In the Mytilus trossulus isolate FHL-02 chromosome 1, PNRI_Mtr1.1.1.hap1, whole genome shotgun sequence genome, one interval contains:
- the LOC134694633 gene encoding 2-(3-amino-3-carboxypropyl)histidine synthase subunit 2-like has translation MTANFSSPDEDVISRKLDVNSGGNVSKDLLEKFYEIQDCIEWIQKHDYKKIALQMPDELMKDSVPIADKIQSQIEGKVFILGDTSYGSCCVDEVTAEHYNADCIIHYGHSCLSPTRRIPVKFVFGQTPIDVPDLVSKVKGTFTDKDKLIVLLYDTCYHHAVDTIGTELKQHFHNFIVSELSFTSGNQDSNNSCLDNSLNELSKDNSICKCNRLFKLPQNQSLDSAIMLYIGQENLTLTNLIMTLNKCCFYTYNPLNFELRKESSNVNRMLMKRFYMVEKAKDANIVGIVVGTLGVADYLKVIERLKSLIKQAGKKSYTFVVGKLNVPKLANFLEVDVYVLVACPENTLLDSSEFYKPVVSVYEMEMACNRSREWTGDYHTDFRDILLDGSDYVPLQDPDMEGTTDVSLITGKLRTIGHVTQPEVTSMSVVPRNEAMAVTTVKAENAEEFFSSRSWKGLEQNLGQTEVSDAVEGMKGIAAGYSNEQN, from the exons ATGACTGCTAACTTTAGTTCTCCTGATGAAGATGTAATTAGCAGGAAACTTGATGTTAATTCTGGTGGAAATGTGTCCAAAGATTTACTAgagaaattttatgaaattcaaGATTGCATTGAATGGATACAAAAACATGATTATAAAAAG ATAGCATTGCAAATGCCTGATGAACTGATGAAAGACTCTGTACCCATAGCTGACAAAATTCAAAGTCAAATAGAGGGCAAAGTGTTTATACTAGGAGATACATCATATGGCAG tTGTTGTGTAGATGAAGTGACTGCTGAACATTATAATGCAGACTGTATAATTCATTATGGCCATAGTTGTTTGAGCCCTACTCGACGAATACCTGTCAAGTTTGTTTTTGGTCAGACACCAATTGATGTTCCTGATCTTGTGTCAAAGGTCAAGGGCACATTTACAGACAAAGACAAACTTATTGTTTTGTTGTATGATACCTGCTATCACCATGCTGTAG ATACTATTGGTACAGAATTGAAACAacattttcataactttattgTGTCAGAACTAAGTTTCACATCAGGAAATCAAGATTCAAATAATAGTTGCCTTGACAATTCTTTAAATGAACTGTCTAAAGATAATTCTATTTGTAAATGTAACAGATTATTCAAACTTCCTCAAAACCAGTCATTAGATAGTGCAATCATGCTTTATATAGGACAAGAAAATTTAACCTTGACAAATTTAATCATGACCTTGAATAAGTGCTGTTTTTATACCTATAATCCATTGAACTTTGAACTAAGGAAAGAAAGTTCTAATGTAAATAGAATGTTAATGAAAAGATTTTACATGGTGGAGAAGGCTAAGGATGCAAACATTGTTGGTATAGTAGTGGGAACTTTAGGTGTAGCTGACTATTTAAAAGTTATAGAACGACTCAAAAGTTTGATCAAACAAGCtggaaagaaaagttatacATTTGTTGTTGGAAAGTTAAATGTTCCTAAACTTGCAAATTTCTTGGAAGTGGATGTATATGTGCTAGTAGCATGTCCAGAAAATACATTATTGGACTCATCAGAATTTTATAAGCCTGTTGTATCAGTGTATGAAATGGAGATGGCATGTAACAGAAGTAGGGAATGGACGGGAGATTACCACACAGACTTCAGGGATATATTACTAG atgGTTCAGACTATGTTCCTCTACAAGATCCTGACATGGAAGGGACTACAGATGTATCATTAATCACAGGTAAACTGAGGACAATTGGTCATGTGACTCAACCAGAGGTTACGTCAATGTCAGTCGTCCCTAGAAATGAAGCAATGGCTGTTACAACAGTAAAGGCAGAAAATGCAG AGGAGTTTTTCTCATCACGTTCATGGAAAGGATTGGAACAGAATCTGGGTCAAACAGAAGTTAGTGATGCAGTTGAGGGAATGAAAGGAATAGCTGCAGGTTACAGCAATGAACAGAACTGA
- the LOC134705518 gene encoding mucin-4-like, whose amino-acid sequence MSTYTRVLWIYNILNGLTLTLAFWGNSNAKPKAVYSAITQNRTWEEAENYCGTHFNQGKLVHIKQYNVNDMFDGFTEGPYWIGLKSEKNQMSWNNGDLFIDGSFGWTKVTNQKLNSDGCIAYVSSDQWSISACNSSKNFICQHTNTSLTSTIKTTSSSLNTLEVTTVQKMNTIQMSQGSASQELTTKSIMQQSSITNSTSSIPQTQHNSKVAVVQSSQNNTTPLVSTMYSSTKGYNMSRTISNSTFDYTTSISTSQTRPFIKSHSQKFTSSQNSNTHLARNVTRSQSKNQGTQPKMTPVPTLTETSTNSVSFTGDPLKTTMQTSEKQPASSITATSFKNNTNILDTTTSSSSTLVHRSKYSTDRTANVYITNQVSSTTNNAQSVKGTKTLGAWLKTSRKMVQTTSIRVAVKEAPIDTKKGTVLHCF is encoded by the exons ATGTCGACGTACACACGGGTGTTGTGgatatacaacattttaaatgGACTAACATTGACATTAGCATTTTGGG GAAATAGTAACGCAAAACCAAAGGCAGTGTACTCAGCAATAACacaaaatagaacatgggaAGAGGCTGAAAACTATTGTGGTACTCACTTCAATCAAGGAAAACTTGTTCATATCAAACAGTATAATGTCAATGACATGTTTGACGGATTTACAGAAGGCCCATACTGGATTGGActtaaatctgaaaaaaatcaaatgtcatGGAATAATg gTGATCTTTTCATTGATGGAAGTTTCGGGTGGACAAAAGTTACAAATCAAAAACTTAATAGTGATGGGTGCATAGCATATGTCAGTTCAGATCAATGGAGTATATCTGCGTGTAACTCTAGCAAAAACTTTATTTGTCAACACA ctaataCTTCATTAACTTCCACAATCAAGACTACGTCAAGTTCCCTCAACACGTTAGAAGTAACGACTGTTCAGAAAATGAATACTATACAGATGTCACAGGGGTCAGCTAGCCAAGAATTAACAACAAAGTCCATTATGCAGCAATCATCAATCACTAATTCGACGTCTTCAATCCCACAGACACAACACAATTCGAAAGTAGCAGTTGTACAGTCTTCTCAAAACAATACGACACCATTGGTTTCAACAATGTATTCATCGACGAAAGGATACAACATGTCGAGGACTATATCAAATTCAACATTTGATTATACAACATCTATTTCTACTTCGCAAACAAGACCGTTTATAAAGTCTCACTCTCAAAAATTTACATCGTCGCAGaattcaaacacacatttaGCAAGAAATGTAACGAGAAGCCAATCAAAAAATCAAGGAACGCAACCAAAGATGACACCTGTACCAACGTTAACTGAAACATCGACAAATTCAGTGTCCTTTACCGGTGATCCATTAAAAACAACGATGCAAACTTCCGAAAAACAACCGGCAAGTTCAATTACAgcaacatcttttaaaaataatactaaTATATTGGATACTACAACTTCTTCGTCGTCAACATTAGTTCACAGATCAAAATATTCTACAGACCGAACGGCAAACGTTTATATCACGAATCAAGTTTCATCAACTACTAATAATGCCCAATCTGTCAAAGGAACTAAGACTTTAGGAGCATGGTTAAAAACTTCTAGAAAAATGGTACAAACAACAAGCATAAGAGTTGCAGTAAAAGAAGCTCCTATAGATACAAAGAAAGGTACAGTCTTACATTGTTTCTAA